The genomic segment CCACGTAAGTACACGCCTTGTTGGTCTCCCGCACGCGGCTCACCGACACGTGCAGTGTCAAGATGTACAAGTCGAGGATATGGAAATGGGGCCTCGACAAGAAACTCAAGGGGGACGAGGTCCTGGCCATCATGCTCCTCAAGCGGGACCGAGACATGTTGAAGAAGCCGACAGAGTTCAGGATACGTGGGCAGCCTGTAGACCTGGAGAACATCAGCCGGTATCTGAAGCGTAACCCGTCGTTGATGGCCAAGTTCAAAGCAGGCCAAACGCCCAGTGTGCAGACAGCCCTCGAGGTGACTTGCCGAACTCCTTCGCCGCCCCCAAGTCCGGCGAGAGCCCTGGCACCGACGATGGAGATGCAGAGTACGGAACAAGTGCTGTGCCTATTCCGAGACTATATCGACgggtccttctcctcgggggGTTGGCGGTGTGAATTTAATGTCGACTGTTCCAACAGCCGGTCCAACCAGGGAGATCGGAGTAACGATTTGTTCGAGAGGGTCATTGCAAGCTTTGCTTTAGTGAATCGCTGCATGATCAGGGGTGACCAAATCAACATCAACAGTGTCCTCGGTCCAGCTTTCGAATCGCTCAAGGAGAtcgtggccgccgagagccCGGACTTTGTTGCCCGTACGGTCTGCTTGCTCTGGTACCTAGACCGACATCACAAGCACGACCTCCTGAGGCTAGTTCTCGACTACCTGGCCGGGCTCATCCCCATCGTTCTAGGACCGCATCACATTCTTGCGCACATCTGGCGCAGACTGGGCGCGACGGAGTTTTCTGATTACTACGAGCTTTCCATGCGGCTGTACTCGCTGCTTCTTCCCGACATCGAAGAGCGTGTAGGGTCGGCCAACTACCTGACGCACCTGTTGTACAGCGACTACTTGGACTGCATCTTTGCCCGACAAGATCCGGAAGACTGTGAGGCGATGCTCAGCGGCCACCGGGCGCGTGCCGAGGCCTCGGGACAAACACACCCATGGCTGGATGACATGGCGCTCTCGCACGCGGGCTTGCTTGCGGCTTGCAAGGAAAGCCAGGGTCGGCTGGACGAGGCAGTGGAAGTGCTGACGACACACATGAACACATGCAGCATGACGGACGAGCAGGAGGCGGCCGtcaacctcgagctcggAGTCAAGTATTACCGAATGGCCAACATCTCGGCAGCCATCGCATCTTTCAAGTCGGCGGCCCGCATCGCCCTGACTTCGGATGCAGACGAACGAATCTCGATGACGGCATTGGCGAATCTGGAAAGGCTCCTCCGGCAAACCGATAAGATGGCCAAAGCAGACCGGGTGCATCAATATCGCATGGAGCGGCTAGCGGCGTTTGCGGAGAAGTCGGTTTCGATGTCGAAGGGCGTCTCTGGAtacgacgacaacgacagcgaCAGAACTGACGACGTGGAAAACCTGCCCGACTGGCTATGGAAatgcgacgacggcgaagaagataCACCGAGGTGGCTCGAATTGCCACCGATTGGCTGGGCTGGTAAGGCGCCGACAACTTCGTTCACTGGGGTTGCAGGCAGCGGTTTGGAATGGACGAACACATCGCAGTCTGGGTCGCCAGCCGTGCTCTCGACAGAATATTCACCAGGCTTGAAGGACCAAGCCATCGATCCCGAAGTCGAGTACTTGTACCGACACGACGGAGAGGGCAGGTAGATGTGGGTGGTGCTAGATCGACTGGCGGCAGCCCGGGTTTCCAGCGCCGTCTGTCGCCTTGCATTTGAAGAACTCAGAATCCAGTCTCTGTCGCAGACCCTCTCTGTGCGCCTGGCGATGGTTCTGATAGGAATCCATAGAACACCGACTTTCTGTCGGATGGCCTTCgcaggag from the Colletotrichum destructivum chromosome 10, complete sequence genome contains:
- a CDS encoding Putative tetratricopeptide-like helical domain superfamily, Clr5 domain-containing protein codes for the protein MIAPTMVVSAKKASTDSEVDGKASPGQPAKPRKRVPAEIWETKRPIITRLYQEEKKSLKEVMETMQRDYHFVATVKMYKSRIWKWGLDKKLKGDEVLAIMLLKRDRDMLKKPTEFRIRGQPVDLENISRYLKRNPSLMAKFKAGQTPSVQTALEVTCRTPSPPPSPARALAPTMEMQSTEQVLCLFRDYIDGSFSSGGWRCEFNVDCSNSRSNQGDRSNDLFERVIASFALVNRCMIRGDQININSVLGPAFESLKEIVAAESPDFVARTVCLLWYLDRHHKHDLLRLVLDYLAGLIPIVLGPHHILAHIWRRLGATEFSDYYELSMRLYSLLLPDIEERVGSANYLTHLLYSDYLDCIFARQDPEDCEAMLSGHRARAEASGQTHPWLDDMALSHAGLLAACKESQGRLDEAVEVLTTHMNTCSMTDEQEAAVNLELGVKYYRMANISAAIASFKSAARIALTSDADERISMTALANLERLLRQTDKMAKADRVHQYRMERLAAFAEKSVSMSKGVSGYDDNDSDRTDDVENLPDWLWKCDDGEEDTPRWLELPPIGWAGKAPTTSFTGVAGSGLEWTNTSQSGSPAVLSTEYSPGLKDQAIDPEVEYLYRHDGEGR